The proteins below are encoded in one region of Planctomycetia bacterium:
- the deoC gene encoding deoxyribose-phosphate aldolase: MFAILSSPDALLMSIAKLIDHSLLHPTLTDAEIRAGCAVAREHGVASVCVKPYAVPLAAECLRGSTVAVGTVVGFPHGSPSTATKVFEAEQACRDGATELDMVINVGKALGGDWPYVEEDIRAVVAVAHRLGAITKVIFENDFLPNEAMKVKLCEICARVGAEYVKTSTGFGFVKQPDGHYNYVGATVDDVRLMREHSPPHVKVKAAGGVRNYADAARIRDAGAERIGATATVAIVREEREALR; encoded by the coding sequence ATGTTCGCAATTCTGTCCTCGCCGGATGCCTTGCTCATGTCGATCGCCAAACTCATAGATCATTCCCTCTTGCACCCGACGTTGACCGACGCCGAAATTCGCGCCGGCTGTGCCGTCGCGCGGGAACACGGCGTCGCCAGCGTCTGCGTCAAACCCTACGCGGTGCCGCTGGCGGCGGAATGCTTGCGGGGTTCGACCGTGGCTGTCGGTACGGTGGTGGGATTTCCGCACGGAAGCCCGTCCACGGCGACCAAGGTCTTCGAAGCGGAACAGGCCTGTCGGGACGGCGCTACCGAGCTGGATATGGTGATCAACGTGGGCAAAGCGCTCGGCGGAGATTGGCCGTATGTGGAGGAAGATATTCGCGCCGTCGTCGCCGTGGCGCACCGGCTGGGTGCGATCACCAAGGTGATCTTCGAGAATGACTTCCTGCCGAACGAGGCAATGAAGGTCAAGCTCTGCGAAATCTGCGCGCGAGTCGGCGCGGAGTACGTGAAGACCTCGACCGGATTTGGCTTCGTGAAACAGCCCGACGGCCACTACAACTACGTGGGCGCAACAGTGGACGACGTGCGATTGATGCGGGAGCACTCGCCCCCGCACGTGAAAGTCAAAGCCGCCGGCGGCGTGCGCAACTACGCGGACGCGGCGCGAATCCGCGACGCCGGCGCAGAACGCATCGGCGCAACGGCGACGGTCGCGATTGTGCGCGAAGAGCGGGAAGCGCTGCGTTAG
- a CDS encoding phosphatidylinositol-specific phospholipase C/glycerophosphodiester phosphodiesterase family protein — protein MFARCSFRVVILLCLTWSDPTARAADVTPLPRAHAHNDYEHERPLLDALDEGFTSVEADVYLVEGELLVAHNPGDVKPERTLERLYLDPLQERVARHDGSVYAEPAPFLLLIDFKSEAESTYQALAARLDKYPKLFTRWTSEGRSEGPVMVVISGNRPIETLAKQLPRQAGIDGRLADLETEPRARLMPLVSDRWGAHFTWRGAGAIPDGERDKLRAIVQKAHDRGQQVRFWATADTPEMWAELHAAGADLINTDDLAGLAAFLRRRP, from the coding sequence ATGTTCGCGCGCTGCAGTTTTCGCGTCGTCATCCTATTGTGCCTCACGTGGAGCGATCCAACGGCGCGTGCGGCGGACGTCACTCCGTTGCCGCGGGCGCACGCGCACAACGACTATGAGCACGAGCGCCCGTTGCTCGATGCGCTGGACGAAGGCTTCACGAGCGTCGAGGCGGACGTGTATCTTGTCGAAGGCGAGTTGCTCGTCGCGCACAACCCCGGCGACGTGAAGCCTGAGCGGACGCTGGAGCGCCTGTATCTTGATCCGTTGCAGGAACGGGTTGCGCGCCATGACGGCTCCGTGTACGCCGAACCTGCGCCGTTCCTGTTGCTGATCGATTTCAAATCCGAAGCTGAATCGACGTATCAAGCCTTGGCGGCGAGACTCGATAAGTATCCGAAGTTGTTCACCCGCTGGACCAGCGAAGGCCGCAGCGAAGGGCCGGTCATGGTCGTGATTTCAGGGAACCGGCCGATCGAGACGCTGGCGAAACAATTGCCGCGCCAGGCTGGCATCGACGGGCGGCTTGCCGATCTGGAAACGGAACCTCGCGCTCGTTTGATGCCATTGGTAAGCGATCGCTGGGGCGCGCATTTCACCTGGCGGGGCGCCGGCGCGATTCCGGACGGGGAACGCGACAAGCTGCGCGCGATCGTGCAAAAAGCCCACGATCGCGGCCAACAAGTGCGGTTTTGGGCCACCGCCGACACGCCGGAGATGTGGGCGGAATTGCATGCAGCGGGGGCCGATTTGATCAACACCGACGATCTCGCCGGATTGGCCGCGTTTCTACGCAGACGTCCTTAG